In the Caviibacter abscessus genome, CAATTGTTGCAAGAAATTGTAGTCTTATAAAATTGGCGATAAATAAAACAATCCCGCATAATAAACCGACTAATAGCTCTTTTTTCACTATTATAAACAAGTCCTTTATATTTAAACCATCAATTGAAATTCCACGTATAACCATAGTTGAACTTTGTCCTCCTGCATTACCTGCCGTTGACATTATTATAGGAATTGATGCTGATAATACTGCAACAGCACTTAACTTATCTTCAAAATATTGAAGTATATAACCTGTAAAAGTCGCTGAAATCATAAGTATTAAAAGCCAATAAATTCTTGATCTAACCATTTCTTCAACACTAGTATTTAAATAAGAACCTCCTGTTGGCGTAATCCCACTCATTTTATGTATATCCTCAGTTGCTTCTTCTTCTAAGATATCTAAAACATCATCTGCTGTTATTATACCTATAAGTCTGTTTTCATTATTTAAAACCGGCATCGCTGTAATATCATATTTTGATATTATATTTGCAACTTCTTCCTGATCAGTATCCGTATATACATAGTGCATATCTGTGTCCATGATATCAGATATTAATTTATTATTTTTAGATACTATTATATCTCTTAAATCAACAACTCCTACCAATATTCTTTTTTCATCAATTACAAAACATGAATTAATAGTTTCAACAAAGTTTGCTTTAGCTTTTATCTTTTTTATAGCAGTTTCTACAGTATCTTTTGTAGTCAATTCTATAAAGTCGGTACTCATAACATAACCAGCAGAGTTTTCACCATAACTAAGTAATGTATTAATTTCTGATCTTTGTGAAGGCGATATACTTTGCAATATATGTTTTATTACATTTGCAGGCATTTCTTCTAAAAATTCTACTATATCATCACTAAACATGTTATCAACCATGCTTTTTATTTCTTTAGATGTTAACTTTTCAATTAATCTTTTTTGATAATCTTTTGGCATATACGTAAAAAGTTCTGCTGATTTATCTTTAGGCAAAATTCTAAATATGAACAAAGCTTCTTCAAATTCAAGATTTATAAATATATCAGTTAAGTCAACTATGTTATATTCATTAAAAATTTCTCTTATATCAACAACTTTTTTTTCTTTTACAAGTTCAGGTAATAAGGTAAATAACTGTTCTTTACCATATTCTTCAGGATTAAACATTTAGTCCACCTCCTAAAAATACTTTTGCTAAAGCAAAATATGTTGTAAGCGATATTGCATCACAAACAGTTGTAAGTATAGGAGAACTCATAGAAGCCGGGTCTTGTTTAAATGATGTAGCAATAAGTGGCAATATTCCCCCTATTAAATTTGCAATAAGTACTATAATATAAATAGTTATAGAAATTAACAAAGCAATTTTAATTTCTATATTCGGCATAAATATTAATATACGTATCATATTGGCAACAAATAGTAAAAAGCCTAATATAATAGAATTTTTCAATTCTTTTTTTATTACATAAAGCATATCTTTTATACCTAAATTATCAAGAGCTATTCCTCTTACAACCATGGCACTTGATTGACTTCCCGCATTACCGGCAGTGTCCATAAGTACAGGGATAAATATTAAAAGCGATGGTAAATGCTTAATAAGAACAATATTATTAGATATTATCCACCCTGAAACCGTTGCAGATATCATAAGTATTAATAACCAAGTTATTCTACTTTTAAACATTTCAAAAACATTCATTTGAAGATATGAACCATCAATAGGAGTTATACCTCCCATTTTTTGTAAATCTTCTGTTATTTCTTCTTGAACTATATCATAAACGTCATCTATTGTAATTATCCCCATTAGTGTATGCTGTTTGTTTACAACAGGTAAAACCATCAAATCATACTTTGAGAATATTTTTGCTATTTCTTCTTGATCTTCATCAGTATCAACTGATATTACGTCAAGTTCCATAATATCTGATATTATTGTATTTTCTGGAGCAAGCAATATTGCTTTTACAGAAATATATCCAAGTAATGTATTATTTTCATTTGTAACATAACAAAATGATATTGTTTCAGCTAATTTTTCTTCTTTTTTTATTATCTCTAATGCCTCATCTACTGTTATATCCGGAGATAAAGAAATATAGTCAGTACTCATTAGTGAACCGGCTGAATATTCTTTAAAGTTTAAAATCATATTGATTTCAGTACGTCTTTGTTTTGATGCAGCACTTAATACCTTATTTACTCTTTCTTCTGGTAACTGATCTAAAAATTCAGAAATATCATCAGTAAACATATATTCAAATATTATCTTTATTTCTTCATCACTAAATAAAAAAATTACTTTTTCTTTTGTATCTTGGGAGAAGTATGCAAAAATTTCCGCAACTTTTTCTTTCGTTATTCTTCTAAAAAGTTTCACTATCTCTTTAGGAGTGAACTCACTTTCCAATACTTCCGCTACATTAACTTCATTAGCTTCATCTAAGAATGCTAAAAGTGCAGAATTTTCTTTATTTTTAGTATATTTCACAATGCTTTCTTTTATTTCTTCATGAGTCATTTTGCCACCAACTTCCCATACTATGT is a window encoding:
- the mgtE gene encoding magnesium transporter; translated protein: MFNPEEYGKEQLFTLLPELVKEKKVVDIREIFNEYNIVDLTDIFINLEFEEALFIFRILPKDKSAELFTYMPKDYQKRLIEKLTSKEIKSMVDNMFSDDIVEFLEEMPANVIKHILQSISPSQRSEINTLLSYGENSAGYVMSTDFIELTTKDTVETAIKKIKAKANFVETINSCFVIDEKRILVGVVDLRDIIVSKNNKLISDIMDTDMHYVYTDTDQEEVANIISKYDITAMPVLNNENRLIGIITADDVLDILEEEATEDIHKMSGITPTGGSYLNTSVEEMVRSRIYWLLILMISATFTGYILQYFEDKLSAVAVLSASIPIIMSTAGNAGGQSSTMVIRGISIDGLNIKDLFIIVKKELLVGLLCGIVLFIANFIRLQFLATIEVKLATSFVISLTIALSIIFANVSGGILPLIAKSLKLDPASMAAPLITTIVDATSLILYFVLAIGILGH
- the mgtE gene encoding magnesium transporter, with translation MTHEEIKESIVKYTKNKENSALLAFLDEANEVNVAEVLESEFTPKEIVKLFRRITKEKVAEIFAYFSQDTKEKVIFLFSDEEIKIIFEYMFTDDISEFLDQLPEERVNKVLSAASKQRRTEINMILNFKEYSAGSLMSTDYISLSPDITVDEALEIIKKEEKLAETISFCYVTNENNTLLGYISVKAILLAPENTIISDIMELDVISVDTDEDQEEIAKIFSKYDLMVLPVVNKQHTLMGIITIDDVYDIVQEEITEDLQKMGGITPIDGSYLQMNVFEMFKSRITWLLILMISATVSGWIISNNIVLIKHLPSLLIFIPVLMDTAGNAGSQSSAMVVRGIALDNLGIKDMLYVIKKELKNSIILGFLLFVANMIRILIFMPNIEIKIALLISITIYIIVLIANLIGGILPLIATSFKQDPASMSSPILTTVCDAISLTTYFALAKVFLGGGLNV